One window from the genome of [Mycobacterium] stephanolepidis encodes:
- a CDS encoding LemA family protein codes for MTPLLIAAIVAVFFALVIGLWLLTTYNGFVRIRNLVQEAWKQIDVELQRRHDLIPNLVEVASTAAQFERNTLQQVTAARNLARDAAATHQGVTAQAQAEQQLSGALGRFFAIAESYPQLQSIQNFVALQSELANTEDRIAAGRRFYNGNVRALNTKVQTVPSNIVAKWFGFTAADYFELDDPEARKVPNIRGAFDRLNPPPQQ; via the coding sequence ATGACTCCACTTCTGATCGCCGCCATCGTCGCGGTGTTTTTCGCGCTGGTGATTGGACTTTGGCTGCTGACCACATACAACGGGTTCGTCAGAATCCGCAATCTGGTCCAGGAAGCGTGGAAGCAGATCGATGTCGAACTGCAGCGCCGCCATGACCTCATTCCCAACCTTGTCGAAGTAGCCAGCACCGCAGCGCAATTCGAGCGAAACACGTTGCAGCAGGTGACCGCTGCACGCAACCTTGCTCGGGATGCGGCCGCCACACATCAGGGCGTCACGGCTCAGGCTCAGGCTGAGCAGCAGCTCTCTGGAGCCTTGGGGCGTTTCTTCGCCATCGCCGAGAGTTACCCGCAGCTGCAGTCGATTCAGAACTTCGTCGCACTTCAGAGCGAACTCGCCAACACCGAAGATCGCATCGCGGCGGGTCGGCGCTTCTACAACGGCAATGTGCGTGCGCTCAATACGAAGGTCCAGACGGTCCCTTCCAACATTGTGGCGAAATGGTTCGGGTTCACCGCAGCCGACTACTTCGAACTCGACGATCCAGAGGCGCGAAAGGTGCCCAATATTCGCGGAGCCTTCGACCGACTGAATCCACCTCCACAGCAGTAG
- a CDS encoding DUF3556 domain-containing protein yields the protein MGFLKPTLPVVDIAEWSKGTRAEKIRPMARHWAEVGFGTPVALHLFYVLKIGLYILGGWLFAMVSTDGVGPADWSAPIVFQKVVLYTMLFEVIGLGCGFGPLNNRFFPPLGSILYWLRPSTIRLPPWPRIPLTRGSARTPVDVVLYAALLAMLVVALFSQPAPTGLLPLWPVVTILGLLAIAGLRDKVIFLAARGEVYGALTVTFLFTGADMIVAAKLIFVVIWMGAATSKLNHHFPFVISTMMSNNPLIRAKRLKRAFFEKFPDDLRPGRLSRVVAHLSTAVEMLVPIALFFGHGGWGTTVAAIVMVCFHLGILTAIPMGVPLEWNVFMIFGVLSLFFAHTNIGLRDMEHPVPVLALFALSAGVVIAGNLLPRKISFLPGMRYYAGNWDTTLWCIKPSASAKIDKGIVAIASMPQAQMERYYGTDQAPLLMYIGYAFRAMNTHGRAMFTLAHRAMAGPSGRDREDDYVITDGERICSTAIGWNFGDGHMHNEQLIAAMQERCQFEPGEVRIVLLDAQPIHRQTQQYRLVDAATGEFESGYVRVADMVNRQPWDDELPVHVNTR from the coding sequence ATGGGATTCCTCAAGCCCACACTGCCCGTCGTCGATATCGCCGAATGGAGCAAGGGCACCCGCGCCGAGAAGATACGTCCGATGGCCCGGCACTGGGCCGAGGTGGGCTTCGGGACACCAGTGGCCTTGCATCTCTTCTACGTCCTGAAGATCGGCCTGTACATCCTCGGTGGCTGGCTGTTCGCCATGGTCTCGACTGACGGAGTCGGACCTGCCGACTGGTCCGCACCCATCGTCTTCCAGAAGGTGGTGCTCTACACCATGCTGTTCGAGGTCATCGGCCTCGGCTGCGGCTTCGGCCCACTCAACAACAGGTTCTTCCCTCCCCTGGGTTCGATCCTGTACTGGTTGCGTCCCAGCACCATTCGCCTGCCACCCTGGCCGCGCATCCCCCTCACCCGAGGCAGCGCACGAACCCCCGTGGATGTGGTGCTGTACGCCGCCCTGCTGGCGATGCTCGTGGTCGCGCTGTTCTCCCAGCCCGCACCGACGGGGCTGCTGCCCCTCTGGCCGGTCGTCACCATACTCGGATTGCTGGCCATCGCCGGCCTACGCGACAAGGTGATCTTCCTGGCGGCGCGCGGCGAGGTGTACGGCGCTCTCACCGTGACATTCCTCTTCACCGGGGCCGACATGATCGTCGCCGCCAAGCTCATCTTCGTCGTCATCTGGATGGGCGCGGCGACGTCAAAACTCAACCACCACTTCCCCTTTGTCATCTCGACGATGATGTCCAACAACCCGCTCATCCGTGCCAAGCGGCTCAAGCGGGCATTCTTCGAGAAGTTCCCCGACGACCTGCGCCCCGGACGGCTCTCCCGCGTCGTCGCACATCTGAGCACCGCGGTCGAGATGTTGGTGCCCATCGCCCTGTTCTTCGGTCATGGCGGCTGGGGCACCACGGTGGCCGCCATCGTGATGGTGTGCTTCCACCTGGGCATCCTCACCGCCATCCCGATGGGTGTGCCGCTGGAGTGGAATGTGTTCATGATCTTCGGCGTGCTGTCGCTGTTCTTCGCGCACACGAACATCGGTCTGCGCGATATGGAACATCCCGTGCCGGTGCTTGCCCTATTTGCGCTCAGCGCCGGGGTGGTTATCGCAGGAAACCTGTTGCCCCGCAAGATTTCCTTTCTGCCGGGCATGCGGTACTACGCCGGCAACTGGGACACCACACTGTGGTGCATCAAACCGTCGGCCAGCGCGAAAATCGACAAGGGCATCGTGGCGATCGCGAGCATGCCGCAGGCCCAGATGGAGCGCTACTACGGCACCGACCAGGCACCGCTGCTCATGTATATCGGCTATGCGTTCCGCGCCATGAACACGCACGGGCGGGCCATGTTCACGCTCGCGCACCGGGCCATGGCGGGCCCGAGCGGTCGCGACCGCGAAGATGATTACGTCATCACCGACGGTGAACGGATCTGCAGCACGGCGATCGGCTGGAACTTCGGCGACGGGCACATGCACAACGAGCAGCTGATCGCCGCGATGCAGGAGCGGTGCCAGTTCGAGCCGGGTGAGGTGCGCATCGTCTTACTCGATGCTCAGCCCATCCATCGTCAAACCCAGCAATATCGACTCGTGGACGCGGCCACCGGCGAGTTCGAAAGCGGCTACGTTCGGGTGGCCGACATGGTCAACCGTCAGCCTTGGGATGACGAGCTGCCCGTGCACGTCAACACCCGGTAA
- a CDS encoding DUF2786 domain-containing protein has protein sequence MTEDKQLSRIAALLRQAEGTDNAHEAEAFMAAAQRLATATSIDLAVARAHSAKRDAQARPTQRTITIGEAGTRGLRTYVNLFALIAGANDVTCDVASNSTYVYAYGFAEDIDAVHALYASLVVQMVRASDTYIGSGAHRPTPTITARLNFQLAFGTRVGQRLTDARQEARAEAVKTEKRGTGTELVLRDKDIELRDFYKGASTARGRWRAVSAQAGYSSHARRAGDRAGRRARLGNSPELAGARGVLEQN, from the coding sequence GTGACAGAGGACAAGCAGCTCTCGCGGATCGCCGCACTGCTCCGCCAGGCCGAGGGCACGGACAACGCCCATGAGGCCGAGGCCTTCATGGCGGCGGCGCAACGCCTTGCCACCGCGACCTCGATCGACTTGGCGGTCGCCCGTGCGCACTCCGCCAAACGAGATGCCCAGGCGCGGCCCACCCAGCGCACCATCACCATCGGCGAGGCGGGCACCCGTGGCCTGCGGACCTATGTGAACCTGTTCGCGTTGATCGCCGGTGCCAATGACGTCACGTGTGACGTCGCATCCAACTCGACGTATGTGTATGCCTACGGCTTCGCCGAGGACATCGATGCCGTCCACGCGCTCTATGCCAGCCTGGTCGTCCAGATGGTCAGGGCCTCGGACACGTACATCGGTTCCGGTGCGCACCGGCCCACGCCCACCATCACGGCCCGTCTGAACTTCCAGCTGGCGTTCGGCACACGGGTGGGGCAGCGGCTGACCGACGCTCGGCAGGAGGCGCGCGCCGAGGCGGTCAAGACCGAGAAACGGGGCACGGGAACCGAACTGGTATTGCGTGACAAGGACATCGAGCTGCGTGACTTCTACAAGGGTGCCTCGACGGCCCGCGGTCGGTGGCGTGCGGTGAGCGCGCAGGCCGGTTACTCCTCGCACGCCCGGCGTGCGGGTGATCGTGCGGGCCGCCGGGCCAGGCTTGGGAACAGCCCGGAACTGGCAGGTGCGCGTGGCGTATTGGAGCAGAACTGA
- a CDS encoding DUF3137 domain-containing protein → MGALLSVLIFGALAVGFGGLVLLGVWLFKAVQRNRQRRSAWLWSFASGRGWSFAENEPGLVRLSAHAPFGLGHSRSATDVIRGVIDGVPFVSFTYMYRTGDSSENSEVTYTAMVTFVRTPPSPNMLVVTPEGALSGLKEAMGLGDLKLESEDFNRRFHIRTNNNRFAYDVLNPGTMHRMLTDRRFQLPMRFDNSNLFTWRWEALRPEWVEPHVRYLIDILRAVPEYAWERR, encoded by the coding sequence ATGGGTGCGCTGCTCAGCGTGCTGATCTTCGGTGCGCTCGCTGTGGGTTTCGGCGGACTTGTGCTGCTGGGCGTGTGGTTGTTCAAGGCAGTTCAGCGGAACCGTCAACGGCGCTCGGCGTGGTTATGGTCCTTCGCGTCTGGTCGGGGATGGAGTTTCGCCGAGAATGAACCCGGTCTTGTCAGGCTTTCGGCCCATGCACCATTTGGTTTGGGACACAGTCGATCTGCGACGGACGTGATTCGCGGCGTCATTGATGGGGTGCCCTTCGTGTCGTTCACCTACATGTATCGGACGGGTGACTCATCGGAGAACTCCGAGGTTACCTACACCGCAATGGTGACGTTTGTGAGGACGCCGCCGTCGCCGAACATGCTGGTGGTGACTCCCGAAGGGGCGCTGTCCGGACTGAAGGAGGCGATGGGGCTCGGGGATCTCAAGTTGGAGTCGGAGGACTTCAACCGGCGCTTTCACATCCGCACCAACAACAACCGATTCGCCTATGACGTATTGAACCCCGGCACTATGCACCGCATGCTGACCGACCGGCGATTTCAATTGCCGATGAGGTTCGATAACTCCAACCTGTTTACCTGGCGGTGGGAGGCGCTAAGGCCAGAATGGGTTGAGCCGCACGTGCGGTACCTGATCGATATTTTGCGCGCCGTTCCCGAGTACGCATGGGAACGGCGATGA
- a CDS encoding M1 family metallopeptidase gives MILKTLGIPAALAALVIGVAPAPAQATDVFTPGSPNGIDSYFPQDGNGGYRVTQYDLTLRFDPETTDVNGTMVIRAAATQNLSSFNLDFSDLGTVTATVDGRPAGTEFSGEHEMTVTPDKGIRTGSSFTTTVTYAFNEQQEAKERGLGALPGWVRSTSGGYAKGGEPDGAENWYPSNNTPVNKAPFKLTATVPSSWVAVGGGREGKATESGGWTTTSWNEPNPVAMYLVPFAVDHFSVFRSTLPSGTPVVSAFAPDAGSGSAEARLPEVLSFLESKLGKYPHVAAGGIFADPIREDISFSALETQTRPYYTFSRDTEEEKRLSVVVHENTHEWYGDVVSVEQWRDICLNECFASYLPWMWSEEKEGKSIDKHYRETVEKIWDEDKVWGNLLYDMCPDAAECSADEVFNPLGVYGKGPLALHALRRTIGDKAFLEILRSWPSAHKWGNATWPQFEAYVQKVTGKDLSGFFTAWFHSTTRPADQYLFPGSLAQR, from the coding sequence ATGATTCTCAAGACTCTCGGGATCCCGGCCGCTCTGGCGGCGCTCGTGATCGGCGTGGCCCCCGCGCCCGCGCAGGCGACCGATGTCTTCACCCCGGGATCGCCCAACGGGATCGACAGCTATTTTCCGCAGGATGGCAACGGCGGCTACCGCGTCACCCAGTACGACCTGACGTTGCGCTTCGATCCAGAGACCACCGATGTGAACGGCACGATGGTGATCCGAGCGGCCGCCACCCAGAACCTGTCGAGCTTCAACCTGGACTTCTCGGATCTGGGAACGGTGACGGCCACCGTGGACGGCCGGCCGGCCGGCACCGAATTCAGCGGCGAGCACGAAATGACCGTCACTCCGGACAAGGGCATCCGTACCGGAAGCTCCTTCACAACCACGGTCACGTATGCGTTCAACGAGCAGCAAGAGGCGAAGGAACGCGGTCTCGGTGCGCTGCCGGGTTGGGTACGCAGCACCAGCGGTGGCTATGCCAAGGGCGGTGAACCCGATGGCGCGGAGAACTGGTACCCGTCCAACAACACCCCGGTGAACAAGGCGCCGTTCAAACTCACCGCGACGGTGCCGTCGTCGTGGGTGGCCGTGGGCGGTGGCCGGGAAGGCAAGGCCACCGAGTCCGGCGGCTGGACCACTACCAGCTGGAACGAGCCGAATCCGGTTGCCATGTACCTGGTTCCGTTCGCCGTGGATCATTTCTCGGTGTTCCGGTCCACGCTGCCCAGCGGTACTCCGGTGGTGAGCGCGTTTGCGCCCGACGCGGGCTCCGGTAGCGCCGAGGCGCGGTTGCCCGAGGTGCTCAGCTTCTTGGAATCCAAGCTCGGCAAGTACCCGCATGTCGCGGCGGGCGGCATCTTCGCCGACCCGATCCGCGAGGACATTTCATTCAGTGCCCTGGAAACTCAGACTCGCCCGTACTACACGTTCAGCCGCGATACCGAGGAGGAAAAGCGACTGTCGGTGGTAGTGCACGAGAACACCCACGAGTGGTACGGCGACGTGGTGTCGGTCGAGCAGTGGCGCGATATCTGCCTCAACGAGTGCTTCGCCTCGTACCTGCCGTGGATGTGGTCGGAGGAGAAGGAAGGCAAGTCCATCGACAAGCACTACCGCGAGACCGTCGAGAAGATTTGGGATGAGGACAAGGTGTGGGGGAACCTGCTCTACGACATGTGCCCGGACGCTGCCGAGTGCAGTGCGGACGAGGTCTTCAATCCGCTCGGTGTGTACGGCAAGGGCCCGCTGGCGCTTCATGCGTTGCGTCGCACCATCGGGGACAAGGCATTCCTGGAGATTTTGCGGTCATGGCCGTCGGCGCACAAATGGGGCAATGCGACCTGGCCGCAGTTCGAGGCGTACGTGCAGAAGGTCACCGGCAAGGACCTCTCCGGGTTCTTCACCGCGTGGTTCCACAGCACGACCCGCCCCGCGGACCAGTACCTATTCCCGGGGAGCCTTGCTCAGCGGTAA
- a CDS encoding TIGR04338 family metallohydrolase codes for MSDQPRPRDSRRAKVYAAEEFVRTMFERAASHSQRDIVFFGTRLTLPPEARFASVESVQRYVDDVLALVASRWIAGPVTVRARRGATAAHYECDGDRAAIAVPDDRNGSAWAMRELVILHELAHHLCPHDAPAHGHDFVALYPELAGLAMGPEVEFVLRTVYAREGAR; via the coding sequence CTGAGCGATCAGCCACGGCCACGTGATTCCCGGCGCGCCAAAGTATACGCGGCCGAGGAATTCGTGCGCACCATGTTCGAGCGGGCGGCGAGCCACAGTCAGCGCGATATCGTTTTCTTCGGTACTAGGTTGACGCTCCCACCCGAGGCGCGCTTCGCGTCGGTGGAATCGGTGCAGCGATATGTCGATGACGTGCTGGCCCTCGTGGCGAGTAGATGGATCGCTGGACCCGTCACGGTGCGTGCCCGTCGCGGTGCGACGGCTGCGCATTACGAGTGCGACGGAGACCGGGCGGCCATAGCCGTTCCCGACGATCGCAACGGGAGTGCCTGGGCCATGCGGGAACTGGTGATCCTGCATGAGCTGGCGCATCACCTGTGCCCGCACGACGCTCCGGCGCACGGGCACGATTTCGTGGCCCTCTATCCAGAGTTGGCCGGGCTTGCCATGGGGCCGGAGGTTGAGTTCGTCTTGCGCACCGTGTACGCCCGTGAGGGGGCGCGTTAG
- a CDS encoding aldehyde dehydrogenase family protein, whose product MTDVQIESPVDQALEDLTEGEKAWAKTSLADRLRLLADTRQRVIDNAHQWVQAAAFQIKKLDPESPLVGEEWISGPYAVAGAIASLIASLEQLQAGQSPLQDAEFGVTPGGRTTVSVLPLNIFDKLLLSGFSAELWLQPGVDKAEALRTAGLAQRDPSRTQGVGAVLGAGNITSIAPLDTLYELFANNRVVALKLNPITDPLLPVFTKVLQPFIAIGAVRILTGGADVGTYLVHHRLVDHVHMTGSSVTHDAIVFGTGEEGAQRKAANQPVLDKAITSELGGVSPTIVVPGQWSSSDIEFQTRHIATQRLHNNGYNCIASQVVVLSKAWPQREEFLAALRKAVDEAPPRPAYYPGSDDRVAGAQQSYPDAERLGQNGARVLVVDPEDRTALLRTEYFGPVLGVIELDIANDPDGALFLQEAARVANDEFVGTLGVNVLAHPDTIKALGSRFETLVEDLRYGTVAINAWTGVGYLTPSATWGAFPGHVLKDVQSGIGVVHNGFLVEKPERTVVRGPFRPFPRSFAHGEWALSPKPPWFVSNATAAGTGELLVDFAGKPSLLKVPRIFISALRG is encoded by the coding sequence ATGACCGACGTACAGATCGAATCCCCCGTCGACCAAGCCCTGGAGGACTTGACCGAAGGCGAAAAGGCCTGGGCCAAAACCTCGTTGGCAGATCGTTTGCGCTTGTTGGCGGATACCCGCCAGCGCGTGATCGACAATGCGCACCAGTGGGTGCAGGCGGCGGCCTTCCAGATCAAGAAGCTCGACCCGGAATCTCCCCTGGTCGGCGAGGAATGGATCTCGGGCCCGTACGCCGTGGCGGGGGCCATCGCCTCCCTGATCGCCAGCCTGGAGCAGCTCCAAGCCGGTCAGAGCCCGCTTCAGGACGCCGAATTCGGTGTCACTCCCGGCGGTCGTACGACGGTTTCGGTGTTGCCGCTCAACATCTTCGACAAGCTGCTGCTGTCCGGGTTCAGCGCCGAGCTGTGGTTGCAGCCCGGTGTGGATAAGGCCGAGGCGTTGCGCACGGCCGGCCTGGCGCAGCGTGACCCCAGCCGCACCCAGGGTGTCGGCGCGGTGCTCGGCGCAGGCAACATCACCTCGATCGCGCCCCTGGACACCCTGTACGAACTCTTCGCGAACAACCGCGTGGTGGCCCTCAAGCTCAACCCCATCACCGATCCACTGCTGCCGGTGTTCACCAAGGTCCTGCAGCCCTTCATCGCGATCGGCGCGGTACGGATCCTGACCGGCGGCGCCGACGTCGGCACCTACCTGGTGCACCATCGGCTGGTTGATCACGTCCATATGACCGGCAGCTCGGTCACCCACGACGCGATCGTGTTCGGCACCGGCGAGGAAGGTGCACAGCGCAAGGCCGCCAACCAACCGGTCCTGGACAAGGCCATCACCAGCGAGCTCGGCGGTGTTTCGCCGACCATCGTGGTGCCCGGCCAGTGGAGCTCCTCCGATATCGAGTTCCAGACCCGGCACATCGCCACCCAGCGGTTACACAACAACGGCTACAACTGCATCGCCTCGCAGGTCGTGGTGCTCTCGAAGGCCTGGCCACAGCGCGAAGAGTTCCTCGCCGCGCTGCGCAAGGCCGTCGACGAGGCGCCACCCCGTCCGGCCTACTACCCCGGTTCAGACGACCGGGTCGCCGGTGCGCAACAGTCCTACCCCGACGCCGAGCGCCTCGGACAGAACGGCGCGCGCGTGCTCGTGGTCGATCCGGAGGATCGCACGGCTCTGCTGCGTACCGAGTACTTCGGGCCGGTCCTGGGCGTCATCGAACTCGATATCGCCAATGACCCGGACGGAGCCCTCTTCCTGCAGGAGGCCGCACGAGTCGCCAATGACGAGTTCGTCGGAACGCTCGGCGTCAATGTGCTCGCGCACCCCGACACCATCAAGGCGCTGGGATCGCGTTTCGAGACCTTGGTCGAAGACCTGCGGTACGGCACCGTCGCGATCAACGCCTGGACCGGGGTGGGATATCTGACCCCCTCCGCGACGTGGGGCGCATTCCCCGGCCACGTGCTCAAAGACGTACAAAGCGGGATCGGCGTGGTACACAACGGCTTCCTGGTCGAGAAGCCGGAACGTACCGTGGTCCGCGGCCCCTTCCGGCCATTCCCGCGGTCCTTTGCACATGGCGAATGGGCTCTGTCCCCGAAGCCACCGTGGTTCGTGAGCAATGCCACAGCGGCGGGCACCGGCGAACTGCTGGTCGACTTCGCCGGTAAGCCCAGCCTGCTGAAAGTCCCTCGGATCTTCATCTCCGCGCTACGCGGCTGA
- a CDS encoding alpha/beta hydrolase, producing the protein MQRAFDGADNVRIVYDTWTPERPPRAVVMLSHGFGEHARRYDHVAQRFNDAGYLVYALDHRGHGRSGGKRVYLRDISEYTDDFGTLVDIAAREYPDLKRIVLGHSMGGGIVFAYGVDHQDRYDLMVLSGPAIAAQVGLPYVLTLVAPVVGRLAPGLPVQKLDVNAISHDPAIIAAYNADPLVHHGRVPAGIGRALLGVGKTMRQRAAGLRRPVLTMHGEGDRLTAPEGSVWLSEAAPDATLKIWNGLYHEILNEFDKELVLDEVVSWIDARL; encoded by the coding sequence GTGCAGCGCGCCTTCGATGGTGCCGACAACGTGCGGATCGTTTATGACACCTGGACGCCGGAGAGACCGCCGCGTGCCGTCGTCATGCTCTCGCACGGTTTCGGCGAGCACGCGCGGCGGTACGACCACGTCGCCCAGCGGTTCAATGACGCCGGGTACCTGGTGTACGCCCTGGATCACCGTGGTCATGGTCGTTCCGGGGGTAAGCGCGTGTATCTGCGGGACATCTCCGAGTACACCGACGACTTCGGCACCCTGGTGGACATCGCGGCACGCGAGTACCCCGACCTCAAGCGAATTGTGCTCGGGCACAGCATGGGCGGTGGCATCGTCTTCGCCTACGGCGTGGACCACCAGGACCGTTACGACCTGATGGTGCTCTCGGGGCCCGCGATTGCCGCGCAGGTCGGATTGCCGTACGTGTTGACACTGGTGGCTCCGGTGGTGGGACGGCTGGCGCCCGGGCTGCCGGTCCAGAAGCTCGATGTCAACGCGATCTCTCACGACCCGGCGATCATCGCCGCGTACAACGCGGACCCGTTGGTCCATCACGGCCGGGTGCCCGCGGGGATCGGCCGGGCACTGTTGGGCGTGGGTAAGACGATGCGCCAGCGCGCCGCCGGTCTGAGGCGCCCGGTGCTGACGATGCACGGCGAAGGCGACCGTTTGACGGCGCCCGAAGGCAGCGTGTGGCTCTCCGAAGCGGCACCCGATGCGACACTGAAGATCTGGAATGGCCTCTACCACGAGATCCTCAACGAGTTCGACAAGGAACTCGTGCTCGACGAGGTGGTGTCCTGGATCGACGCGCGCCTCTGA
- a CDS encoding VOC family protein: MSRMLFVNLPIANAAASRKFFDHLGFSFNDQFCDENMLCMVINEQSWVMMLEEDRFRGFIADDIADTSKNREVLLCVSADSREGVDELTDAALAAGGVDWMPAQELGFMYGRSFRDLDGHVWEVSWMDPAHLQ; this comes from the coding sequence ATGTCCCGCATGCTGTTCGTCAACCTTCCCATCGCCAACGCCGCGGCCAGCCGCAAGTTCTTCGATCACCTCGGCTTCTCTTTCAACGACCAGTTCTGCGACGAGAACATGCTCTGCATGGTCATTAACGAACAGAGCTGGGTGATGATGTTGGAGGAAGACCGGTTCCGCGGATTCATCGCCGACGACATCGCCGATACCTCCAAGAATCGTGAAGTGCTGCTCTGTGTTTCGGCCGACAGTCGGGAGGGTGTCGATGAACTGACGGATGCGGCGCTTGCCGCCGGTGGGGTGGATTGGATGCCGGCGCAGGAGCTTGGCTTCATGTACGGACGGTCGTTCCGTGACCTGGACGGACACGTGTGGGAGGTCAGCTGGATGGATCCGGCACACCTGCAGTAG
- a CDS encoding DUF3137 domain-containing protein yields the protein MSESLLIATGVALFVLAFAGVWFLSSRMRQKRIAILSAWAQAHGWTYTAEDQSLLGLSHDEPFGQGHSRRCQDVFNGSIGGHEFVSFQYTYKVTTGSGDQRSTETYYFMVTCIVTPPSPYRLEIKPEGLLAGLARAVGFTDLEFESDEFNKRFNVKANPERFAYDVLNPRAMERMLADQRYSQPLRFENGRLLTWRRGKLDEQRIAGEVQYLIDTVEPIPAYAWEQH from the coding sequence GTGTCTGAGAGCCTGCTGATCGCGACGGGTGTCGCTCTCTTCGTGCTGGCCTTTGCGGGGGTGTGGTTCCTCTCGTCCCGGATGCGGCAGAAGAGAATCGCTATCCTCAGCGCCTGGGCGCAGGCGCACGGTTGGACGTACACCGCCGAGGACCAGAGCCTGCTGGGTTTGTCCCATGATGAGCCCTTTGGGCAGGGGCATAGCCGCAGGTGTCAGGACGTCTTCAACGGCAGCATCGGTGGTCACGAATTCGTGTCGTTCCAGTACACGTACAAGGTGACCACCGGCAGTGGCGACCAGCGGAGCACCGAGACCTACTACTTCATGGTGACCTGCATCGTCACGCCACCGTCGCCGTATCGGCTGGAGATCAAGCCCGAGGGCCTACTTGCGGGACTCGCTCGTGCCGTGGGGTTTACGGATCTGGAGTTCGAATCCGACGAGTTCAACAAGCGGTTCAACGTCAAGGCCAATCCGGAGCGGTTTGCGTATGACGTGCTCAATCCGCGGGCCATGGAGCGGATGTTGGCCGACCAAAGATATTCGCAGCCCTTGCGATTCGAGAACGGGAGACTGCTGACTTGGCGTCGCGGCAAGCTCGATGAGCAGAGGATCGCCGGCGAGGTGCAGTACCTGATAGATACCGTCGAACCAATCCCGGCGTATGCGTGGGAACAACACTAG
- a CDS encoding oxygenase MpaB family protein, with translation MPSDEVVRKYGEGLWITDPVAEKFVEEVYYGEIGPERGRAMVEHALTEGIGAVNDAPESMRALFAEFDTMPTWADPELIEAGAAVWRRWGYDMGSFANASTMDTYTEGWLAIPLSLAGGYAGEGAMHRYLETSRWWLECSRPGAALDRYSTARQLTMKIRIMHVSVRRGVSKHPEWQQEQWGAPISQSEMLLTLIGGSVAPGLGLWTTGYLTTRSEILASLHFCRYLGYLLGVRCDDIYPRTVIDGLRILYHFDSTRAYDGGEASHELVESFVPSFTPSASSTRVNRLRGMFHLQLQAGFTRLFMLPWNRKLYRIPNGWLGTAVLVARAPFIAAIELARHAVPAVDRRWQKGKMRRWERWIDWQSGAHTHDFRDLSQMRR, from the coding sequence ATGCCCTCCGATGAGGTGGTACGCAAGTATGGAGAAGGCCTCTGGATAACAGATCCCGTCGCAGAGAAGTTCGTCGAGGAGGTGTACTACGGGGAGATCGGTCCCGAGCGTGGCCGCGCCATGGTTGAACATGCGCTCACCGAAGGGATCGGCGCCGTCAATGACGCACCCGAGTCGATGCGAGCGTTATTCGCCGAGTTCGACACAATGCCGACGTGGGCTGACCCAGAGCTTATCGAAGCTGGCGCCGCGGTATGGCGGCGATGGGGCTACGACATGGGTTCCTTCGCCAACGCAAGCACTATGGACACCTATACGGAAGGCTGGCTGGCGATCCCGCTCTCGCTCGCCGGCGGCTATGCGGGCGAAGGTGCGATGCACCGCTATCTCGAAACCAGCCGATGGTGGCTGGAGTGCTCACGCCCCGGTGCCGCCCTGGACCGGTACTCCACCGCCCGACAGTTGACGATGAAGATCCGCATCATGCACGTGTCCGTACGCCGCGGCGTGTCCAAGCACCCGGAATGGCAACAAGAGCAGTGGGGGGCGCCGATCAGCCAATCGGAGATGCTGTTGACACTCATCGGCGGCAGTGTGGCGCCCGGACTCGGACTGTGGACCACTGGTTACCTCACTACCAGGTCGGAAATCCTTGCTTCGCTGCATTTCTGCAGATACCTGGGATATCTGCTTGGAGTGCGGTGCGACGACATCTACCCGCGTACGGTCATCGATGGTCTACGGATCCTGTACCACTTCGACTCCACCCGTGCCTACGATGGCGGTGAGGCGTCCCACGAACTCGTGGAGTCCTTCGTCCCGTCATTCACGCCGAGCGCCAGTTCGACGCGGGTCAATCGGCTTCGGGGAATGTTCCATCTGCAGCTTCAGGCAGGTTTCACACGGCTGTTCATGCTGCCGTGGAACCGCAAGCTCTATCGAATTCCCAACGGCTGGCTCGGCACCGCAGTACTTGTGGCACGAGCGCCCTTCATCGCCGCGATAGAACTCGCTCGTCATGCAGTCCCCGCAGTAGACCGACGCTGGCAGAAAGGCAAGATGCGGCGCTGGGAACGCTGGATCGACTGGCAGTCAGGTGCGCACACCCATGACTTCCGCGATCTGTCACAGATGCGTAGATAG